A stretch of DNA from Nitratireductor thuwali:
GTTCACCGGTCGAGCGCGTGGAAGAGGACGGCAACCGTTGGCGGGCCGTCACGGCGGGGGGCAGCATCGCGGCGGACTGGGTCATCGCCGCCACCAACGCCTATACCACCCGTCTTTGGCCGCAACTGCGCGAGGAACTCGTGCACCTGCCCTATTTCAATTTCGCCACCGAGCCGCTTCCCCCGGAGGCGCTGCCGGCCATCCTGCCCGAAAGGCAGGGCGCCTGGGACACCAACAAGGTGCTCACGTCCTTCCGTCTGGATCGCAGCGGCCGCCTGGTGCTTGGCAGCGTCGGCGCGCTTTCGGGCACGGGCAGGTCCGTTCATCAGGCCTGGGCGCGGCGCGCCATGACGCGCATGTTCCCCATGCTGAAAGATGTCGGCTTTCAGCAGGGATGGCACGGTATGATCGGCATGACCGACGATCACCTCCCGAAGTTCCATCGCCTCGACCGCCGCATCGTCGGCTTCAGCGGCTATAATGGCCGGGGCATCGCGCCGGGCACGGCGTTCGGCAAGATCCTGGCCGAACATATCGGCGGCAGGATCGGCGAAAGCGACCTTCCGCTCCCGGTCACCTTGCCCGTGCCGCAGCGCCTGCGGGCGATACGAGAGGCGGGCATAGAGTGGGGCGCGCAGGCGATCCACCTGATGCGGATGCTCGGGTAAGGGCGCAGCTCAAGACCGGGCCGCGCTCCATGCGCCGGTAAACCGCTCCACCGCAATTGCCATCGCGCCGTCCAGCGCGCTGCCTTGCGCGGGATGCAGCATGGCCTTGAGACTTTCGGCCAGAAATGGGGTATAGGGCGCGGCAAGGCCGCCCAGCATGCATATGCGGCGGCAATCGCGCGGCATCACCGCCCTCAGCGACGCCTCGATGGCGGCCACACCTTCACCGACGATTTCAAGCGCTATCGGATCGCCGGCCTCCGCCGCCTGGAATATCTGTGGGGCGAAGGCCGCGAATTCGGAAGGTTTGACGGAATGGGCGAAGGAGACGATCTCCTGCGCCTCGCCATCGAAACGCTTCAGGACCGCATCGGTCAGCGCGGAGCCGGAGCCCACGCCGTCATGGGCAAGGAGCGTGCGCTCCAGAAGGGCGCGGCCGAGCCGTGCCCCGCTCGCCTGATCGCCGATGAGAAAGCCCCATCCGCCGACAAGGCGCACCGCATTGCCGTCGCGTGCGCCGAAGACCGAGCCGGTGCCGACGATCGCCGCAGCACCGTCATGCGGGCCGAGCGCGCCGCGAACCGCGATCTCCGCATCCCAGAGCACCATGCTCTCGGCGAATGGCAGACGGCGGCGAAGCCGTTCGCCATAATCGCCGACATTGACCCCGGCCAGCCCGATCACCGCTTTCGCGTCCGACAGCGCATCGGGCGCGAGGCCCGCCGCCCCGGCGGCCAGTTCGGCTGCTTCGATCACGTTGAAGGCGGCCCTGTCGGGATCCGTCATCGCATTGGCAGGCCCGCTTTGGCCGCTGCCAATCACGGCGCCCGAGGGATCGGCGATGCGCGCGCGGCATCCCGTCCCTCCCCCGTCTACCGCCACCAGGTATCGCAAATCTCCCTCCATGCAACTCGTACAGATACCAATAGCAGGCCACTACGAGATGCCGTCCTGCTGGCTTCAAAACAAAGCACTGTTTATCATGAATAAAAATTTCAGTCTGGATTCTCCAGAAAAAATGGTATTGACTTGGTTCTGTCCAATGACCTGAATAGGCGTCAGCCATTCGCGCCGGGAGCGGGGGAAAATCGTCAGCGGGAAAAGAACATAGCCGACAGTCCGGGCGAAGGGCCAGAGGGCACGTTCCGCCAATTGTATTTTGACGGCCAGGGTATACGCTGAACGACATGTCCGCCCCCTGTCACGGGACGGTTTCAGACGGGAACGGGCGTCCCAGACGCCCAATAGGGAGAATGAAGAATGAAACGGGCGCATCTATCGATTCTACTCATGGCCTCCACCGTGCTCGGCATGTCCGGCGCGGCCCAGGCCCAGGACGTGACGCTGACCATCGAGAGCTGGCGCAACGACGATTTGGCGATCTGGCAGGAGAAACTGATCCCCGCCTTCGAAGCCCAGCATCCGGGCATCAATGTCGAGTTCTCGCCTTCGGCACCGACCGAATACAACGCCGCGCTCAACGCCAAGCTCGAGGCGGGCTCGGCCGGCGACCTCATCACCTGCCGGCCGTTCGACGCGTCGCTGGAACTCTACAAGAAGGGCCAGCTTGCCGACCTCAGCGATCTTGAAGGCATGCGGAACTTCTCCGACGTCGCCAAGTCGGCCTGGCAGACCGACGACGGCTCCGCCACCTTCTGCGTGCCGATGGCCTCGGTCATCCACGGCTTCATCTACAACAAGGACGCCTTCGAGGAACTCGGCATCGAGCCGCCGGCCACCGAGGAAGAGTTCTTCGCCGTGCTCGACAAGATCAAGGAAGACGGCACCTATATCCCGATGGCCATGGGCACCAAGGATCTATGGGAAGCGGCGACCATGGGCTACCAGAATATCGGCCCCAACTACTGGAAAGGCGAGGAAGGCCGTCTGGCGCTCATCAAGGGCGAGCAGAAGCTGACCGACGAGCCATGGGTCGCGCCTTTTGAAACGCTGGCGCGCTGGCGTGACTATCTGGGCGACGGCTTCGAAGCCCAGTCCTATCCCGACAGCCAGAACCTGTTCACGCTCGGCCGCGCGGCGATCTATCCCGCCGGTTCGTGGGAAATCTCCGTCTTCAACGAGCAGGCCGATTTCGAGATGGGCGCTTTCCCGCCGCCGGTTCAGGCCGAAGGCGACACCTGCTACATCTCCGACCACACCGACATCGCCATGGGCATGAACGCCGATACGGAGCATCCCGAGGAAGCCAGGACCTTCCTCAACTGGGTCGCCTCGGACGAATTCGCCACGATCTACGCAAATGCCTTGCCGGGCTTCTTCAGCCTCTCCTCCACGCCGGTCGAGATGGAAGACCCGCTGGCCAGGGAATTCGTTTCCTGGCGCGAGAAGTGCGAGCCGACCATCCGCTCGACATACCAGATCCTGTCGCGCGGAACGCCCAACCTCGAAAACGAGACCTGGGTCGCGGCCGCCAATGTGATCAACGGCACCGAAACGCCCGAGGAAGCGGCCAAGCGCCTGCAGGAAGGCCTGGCAAGCTGGTACGAGCCGCAGCAATAGCGGACGATCGATCGGGGGTCGCCGGGCGCGGCCCCCGATTTGAACAATCGGGGGAACCATGGCAGCCGCTAAGAAGCCGGTCCGCTGGCATATTGCCGTTTTTCTGGCTCCGGCCGTCCTGATCTACACATCGGTGATGATCCTGCCGCTCTTCGGCACGCTGCAGCTTTCGCTGTTCGGCCGCGGCGAAAGCGGGCTGATCTTCGTCGGTTTCGACAATTTCCGCACGCTCCTGTTCGACCCGCGCTGGTCGGCCAGTTTCTGGAACGCATTGTGGAACAATACCTGGTTCTTCATCATCCACATGGCGGTGCAGAACCCGATCGGCATCCTCCTGGCCGCCCTTCTTTCCAACCCCCGTCTGCGGCTGCGCGGCTTCTACCGCACGGCGATCTTCGTGCCGACGATCCTTTCCTTCGTAATTGTCGGCTTCGCCTGGAAGCTGATCCTCTCCCCGTTGTGGGGCGTGGCGCCCAGCCTGCTCGACATGGTCGGCCTCAGGAGCCTGTTCGAGCCGTGGCTCGGCAAGGAGGAATATGCGCTGACGACGCTCGGCCTGATCTCGGTCTGGCAGTTCATCGGCATTCCGATGATGCTGATCTATGCCGCGCTTCTTTCCATTCCCGAGGAGTTGCTTGAGGCGGCCGAATGCGACGGCATTACCGGCATGAGCCAGTTCTGGAAGATCAAGCTGCCGCTCATCCTGCCCTCCATCGGCATCATCTCGGTGCTGACCTTCGTCGGCAATTTCAACGCCTTCGACCTGATCTACGCCACCCAGGGCGCCATGGCCGGGCCCAACTTCTCGACCGACATCCTGGGCACGTTCCTCTACCGGACCTTCTTCGGGTTCCAGCTGCAGATCGGCGACCCGAACATGGGCGCGACGATCGCCTCGATGATGTTCCTCATCATCCTGGTCGGCGTCTGCATCTACCTCTTCATGATCCAGACGCGGCTGCGCCGCTACCAGTTTTGAGCCGGTTTTGAAATCGTCATGAGCAAGGCACGCACATCCCTCCCCCGCTCGGCCGCAGCCCATGGCGTGCTGCTGCTCTACACGGCCATCGCGCTCTTCCCGGTGATCGTGATCATCATCAACGCCTTCAAGTCGCGGCAGGCGATCTTCCGCTCTCCCCTGTCGCTGCCCGACGCCGACAGCTTCACGCTCATCGGCTTCGAGACCGTGCTGAAGCAGGGCGACTTCCTGCTCTATTTCCAGAACAGCTTCATTGTCACCGTGGCTTCGCTCGCCTGTGTCCTTCTTTTCGGCGCGATGGCCGCTTTCGCGCTTGCCGAATACCGTTTCCGCGGCAATCCGCTGATGGGGCTCTATCTCGCGCTCGGCATCATGATCCCGATCCGGCTCGGCACCGTCGCCATATTGCAGCTGATGGTGGCGGGCGGCCTCGTGAACACGCTGACCGCGCTCGTGCTGGTGTACACGGCCCAGGGCCTGCCGCTTGCCATCTTCATCCTGTCGGAGTTCATGAAACAGGTCTCCGACGACCTCAAGAACGCCGGCCGCATAGACGGGCTGTCCGAATACACGATCTTCTTCCGGCTCGTGCTGCCGCTGGTGCGGCCGGCCATGGCGACCGTCGCCGTGTTCACCATGATCCCCATCTGGAATGATCTGTGGTTCCCGCTGATCCTGGCTCCGTCGGAGGAAACCAAGACGATCACGCTCGGCGCACAGGTCTTCATCGGCCAGTTCGTGACCAACTGGAATGCGGTGCTGGCGGCCCTGTCGCTGGCTATTCTGCCGGTGCTCGTTCTCTATCTCATCTTCTCCCGCCAACTCATCCGCGGAATCACAGCAGGAGCCGTCAAATGAGCGACAAGCCGCTGCGCGTCGTGGTGGCCGGCCTCGGCAATATGGGCCGCAGCCACGCGCTGGCCTATCACCGCAATCCCGGTTTCCAGATAGCCGCCCTCGTCAACCGCTCGCCGGTCGAGCTGGGTGGTGAACTGGCCAGCTACGCAATCGGCCATTCCTTCGAGGAAGCGCTGGCCGCGGAAAAGCCGGATGTGGTTTCGGTCAACACATACT
This window harbors:
- a CDS encoding carbohydrate ABC transporter permease gives rise to the protein MSKARTSLPRSAAAHGVLLLYTAIALFPVIVIIINAFKSRQAIFRSPLSLPDADSFTLIGFETVLKQGDFLLYFQNSFIVTVASLACVLLFGAMAAFALAEYRFRGNPLMGLYLALGIMIPIRLGTVAILQLMVAGGLVNTLTALVLVYTAQGLPLAIFILSEFMKQVSDDLKNAGRIDGLSEYTIFFRLVLPLVRPAMATVAVFTMIPIWNDLWFPLILAPSEETKTITLGAQVFIGQFVTNWNAVLAALSLAILPVLVLYLIFSRQLIRGITAGAVK
- a CDS encoding BadF/BadG/BcrA/BcrD ATPase family protein, producing the protein MRYLVAVDGGGTGCRARIADPSGAVIGSGQSGPANAMTDPDRAAFNVIEAAELAAGAAGLAPDALSDAKAVIGLAGVNVGDYGERLRRRLPFAESMVLWDAEIAVRGALGPHDGAAAIVGTGSVFGARDGNAVRLVGGWGFLIGDQASGARLGRALLERTLLAHDGVGSGSALTDAVLKRFDGEAQEIVSFAHSVKPSEFAAFAPQIFQAAEAGDPIALEIVGEGVAAIEASLRAVMPRDCRRICMLGGLAAPYTPFLAESLKAMLHPAQGSALDGAMAIAVERFTGAWSAARS
- a CDS encoding carbohydrate ABC transporter permease; protein product: MAAAKKPVRWHIAVFLAPAVLIYTSVMILPLFGTLQLSLFGRGESGLIFVGFDNFRTLLFDPRWSASFWNALWNNTWFFIIHMAVQNPIGILLAALLSNPRLRLRGFYRTAIFVPTILSFVIVGFAWKLILSPLWGVAPSLLDMVGLRSLFEPWLGKEEYALTTLGLISVWQFIGIPMMLIYAALLSIPEELLEAAECDGITGMSQFWKIKLPLILPSIGIISVLTFVGNFNAFDLIYATQGAMAGPNFSTDILGTFLYRTFFGFQLQIGDPNMGATIASMMFLIILVGVCIYLFMIQTRLRRYQF
- a CDS encoding NAD(P)/FAD-dependent oxidoreductase is translated as MTKLDQAADSLWAATAPAPAPTASLTGDLQADVVVVGGGFTGLSAALHLAEAGARVAVLEAHEIGHGGSGRNVGLVNAGMWVLPDDLPATLGEPYGERLLELLGDAPKLVFALAKKHAMDCEAVSTGTLHCAAGRAGLRQLEIRAGQWCRRGAPVRLLSARETADKTGTEVFSGALLDERAGTIQPLGYARGLAAAALTAGAGIFTRSPVERVEEDGNRWRAVTAGGSIAADWVIAATNAYTTRLWPQLREELVHLPYFNFATEPLPPEALPAILPERQGAWDTNKVLTSFRLDRSGRLVLGSVGALSGTGRSVHQAWARRAMTRMFPMLKDVGFQQGWHGMIGMTDDHLPKFHRLDRRIVGFSGYNGRGIAPGTAFGKILAEHIGGRIGESDLPLPVTLPVPQRLRAIREAGIEWGAQAIHLMRMLG
- a CDS encoding ABC transporter substrate-binding protein, which translates into the protein MKRAHLSILLMASTVLGMSGAAQAQDVTLTIESWRNDDLAIWQEKLIPAFEAQHPGINVEFSPSAPTEYNAALNAKLEAGSAGDLITCRPFDASLELYKKGQLADLSDLEGMRNFSDVAKSAWQTDDGSATFCVPMASVIHGFIYNKDAFEELGIEPPATEEEFFAVLDKIKEDGTYIPMAMGTKDLWEAATMGYQNIGPNYWKGEEGRLALIKGEQKLTDEPWVAPFETLARWRDYLGDGFEAQSYPDSQNLFTLGRAAIYPAGSWEISVFNEQADFEMGAFPPPVQAEGDTCYISDHTDIAMGMNADTEHPEEARTFLNWVASDEFATIYANALPGFFSLSSTPVEMEDPLAREFVSWREKCEPTIRSTYQILSRGTPNLENETWVAAANVINGTETPEEAAKRLQEGLASWYEPQQ